The Bacilli bacterium genome has a window encoding:
- a CDS encoding YitT family protein yields the protein MFMMLVGAALVSVGLEIFLVPNNIIDGGITGISIILNHFTHIPLGIFLTFLNLPFMFLGYRQIGKTFALSTLFAIVMMSIGTTLLIPVQPLTDDSLLNAVFGGVILGIGVGMVIRSGGSMDGTEIVAILLNKKTPFSVGEVIMFLNIFILGSAGFVFGWDHAMYSLIAYYIAFKMIDLTIEGFDQSKAVWIISGKTKEVGDALLDRLGRGVTYLNGEGGYSGNDKQVIFCVITRIEEAKLKAIVDDIDPDAFLAVGNIHDVRGGRFKKKNIH from the coding sequence ATGTTCATGATGCTCGTGGGGGCTGCTCTCGTATCCGTAGGGTTGGAAATTTTCCTGGTGCCGAACAACATTATCGACGGGGGCATTACCGGCATCTCCATTATCCTGAACCATTTCACGCACATACCGCTCGGCATATTTTTGACATTTTTAAACTTGCCGTTTATGTTTCTCGGTTATCGCCAAATCGGCAAAACGTTCGCGCTTTCCACCCTGTTTGCAATTGTCATGATGTCGATCGGAACCACGCTGCTCATCCCGGTGCAACCGTTGACTGATGATTCGCTTTTAAACGCCGTTTTCGGCGGCGTCATATTGGGCATCGGCGTCGGTATGGTCATCCGCTCGGGCGGCTCCATGGACGGAACGGAGATCGTGGCTATTTTATTGAACAAAAAAACGCCGTTCTCCGTCGGCGAAGTCATCATGTTTTTAAATATTTTCATCCTGGGCAGCGCAGGTTTCGTGTTTGGTTGGGACCATGCGATGTACTCGCTAATCGCCTATTATATCGCGTTTAAAATGATCGATCTCACAATTGAAGGCTTCGATCAGTCGAAAGCGGTCTGGATTATCAGCGGCAAAACAAAAGAAGTCGGCGACGCGCTGTTGGACCGTTTGGGCCGCGGCGTCACGTATTTGAACGGCGAGGGCGGTTATTCCGGCAACGACAAACAAGTGATCTTTTGCGTTATTACCAGAATCGAGGAAGCAAAATTAAAAGCGATCGTGGACGACATCGACCCGGATGCCTTTCTTGCTGTCGGCAATATTCACGATGTGCGGGGCGGCCGATTCAAGAAGAAAAACATCCACTAA
- a CDS encoding hemerythrin domain-containing protein, with protein MNWEQKSYPEIIDHIVNEHHAYLYETLPGLSQYSERIRDVHGSDHPELTIVHRLFLQLKKELEEHMEREEKDTFPAVKRYASEKKLPEHGRLTEMAAKLAEEHDASLAIFKKLRELTNDFTLPADACPAYEMVFTKMQELEAKLKEHIRLEDEILFARLAQEINH; from the coding sequence ATGAACTGGGAACAAAAATCTTACCCGGAAATTATTGACCATATCGTGAACGAGCACCATGCCTATTTGTATGAAACGCTGCCCGGCCTAAGCCAATATAGCGAACGGATTCGCGATGTGCACGGCTCGGACCACCCGGAACTGACAATCGTGCATCGGCTGTTCCTGCAATTGAAAAAAGAGCTGGAAGAGCATATGGAAAGGGAAGAAAAAGATACGTTTCCCGCTGTAAAACGATACGCGAGCGAAAAAAAGCTGCCCGAGCACGGCCGGCTTACCGAGATGGCGGCAAAATTGGCGGAAGAGCACGACGCGTCGCTCGCAATTTTTAAAAAGCTGCGCGAATTGACGAACGATTTCACGTTGCCGGCAGACGCTTGCCCGGCTTATGAAATGGTTTTTACCAAAATGCAGGAATTGGAGGCAAAGCTGAAAGAGCATATCCGGCTTGAAGATGAAATTCTGTTTGCGCGGCTTGCCCAGGAGATCAATCATTGA